The following are encoded in a window of Candidatus Izemoplasmatales bacterium genomic DNA:
- a CDS encoding LacI family DNA-binding transcriptional regulator: protein MKITIYDVAKAMNLSPGTISKILNNNGSIGEETRDRVLRYVKEVGYVAESSARILKSKFSYTIGVIFSDISLVGLEHPFFGSIIQHFKTYVEREGYEIVFITSKIGTHEMSYLDWCRNKKVNGVFIVSGNINNAYILELVASDLPCVSSDIIIPGMHSVISDDAQGMRLAFEHLRSLGIDRIGTLVGPQTSRAFAERFDNYKALLAEHGLPLRPEWICESHGFGYTSAVAASEEWFATIGDMPRAILAQSDDIAYGLIHALQRRGYRVPEDVAVVGYDDISFSRLFTPPLTTIRQDRRAIGERSAAMLIDYIVRGNGKGTSVDRVPVELVVRASTPASHV from the coding sequence ATGAAAATCACGATCTATGATGTGGCGAAGGCGATGAACCTGTCGCCCGGAACGATCTCGAAGATCCTGAACAACAACGGCTCGATCGGCGAAGAGACGCGCGATCGCGTCCTGCGCTACGTGAAGGAAGTCGGATACGTCGCCGAATCGAGCGCGCGCATCCTCAAGTCGAAGTTCAGCTACACGATCGGCGTGATCTTCTCCGACATCTCCCTCGTCGGTCTCGAACATCCCTTCTTCGGCAGCATCATCCAGCACTTCAAGACCTACGTCGAACGCGAAGGCTACGAGATCGTCTTCATCACCAGCAAGATCGGCACCCACGAGATGAGCTATCTCGACTGGTGCCGGAACAAGAAGGTCAACGGCGTCTTCATCGTCTCCGGCAACATCAACAACGCCTACATCCTCGAACTCGTCGCAAGCGACCTGCCGTGCGTCTCCTCGGACATCATCATCCCGGGGATGCACTCGGTCATCAGCGACGACGCGCAGGGGATGCGGCTCGCGTTCGAGCATCTGCGTTCGCTCGGCATCGACCGGATCGGCACGCTCGTCGGTCCGCAGACGTCGAGGGCGTTCGCGGAGCGCTTCGACAACTACAAGGCGCTCCTGGCCGAACACGGCCTGCCGCTCCGGCCGGAATGGATCTGCGAGTCGCACGGATTCGGATACACCTCGGCGGTCGCGGCGTCGGAAGAGTGGTTCGCGACGATCGGGGACATGCCGCGGGCGATCCTCGCCCAGTCCGACGACATCGCCTACGGCCTGATTCACGCGCTCCAGCGACGCGGCTACCGCGTTCCCGAGGACGTCGCCGTCGTCGGATACGACGACATCTCGTTCTCCCGGCTGTTCACGCCGCCGCTCACGACGATCCGGCAGGACCGCCGGGCGATCGGCGAACGGTCGGCGGCGATGCTGATCGACTACATCGTCCGGGGCAACGGCAAGGGCACCTCGGTCGACCGGGTTCCGGTCGAACTCGTCGTCCGCGCGTCGACGCCTGCATCGCACGTCTGA
- a CDS encoding GNAT family N-acetyltransferase, with the protein MPADVPAILALQDQAAGDMPERVFVRTKEAELGILGEDGIGLWIEAGDGSPAAFGMAVTDRGTVATLHRDVLGHLGDPADVWMIDTVFVAPSWRGFGLQRHLLGRFVALARERGIPLLLATVSPENRHSLDNFLAMGFAEVGRGAYYGGYERCVMAKRI; encoded by the coding sequence ATGCCCGCGGACGTCCCGGCGATCCTCGCGCTCCAGGATCAGGCTGCGGGCGACATGCCGGAACGCGTCTTCGTGCGGACGAAGGAAGCGGAACTGGGGATCCTCGGGGAGGACGGCATCGGTCTTTGGATCGAGGCCGGGGACGGGAGTCCCGCCGCGTTCGGGATGGCGGTCACGGATCGCGGGACCGTCGCCACGCTCCATCGCGACGTCCTCGGACACCTCGGGGATCCGGCGGACGTCTGGATGATCGACACCGTCTTCGTCGCCCCTTCATGGCGCGGCTTCGGTCTGCAGCGTCATCTCCTCGGCCGGTTCGTCGCCCTCGCCCGGGAGCGGGGGATTCCCCTCCTGCTTGCGACCGTCTCGCCGGAAAACCGCCACAGCCTCGACAACTTTCTGGCCATGGGGTTCGCGGAGGTCGGCCGGGGAGCCTACTACGGGGGTTACGAACGCTGCGTGATGGCGAAAAGGATCTGA
- the rplI gene encoding 50S ribosomal protein L9 encodes MRKHPVIVSLVLWFLLLAGFAAGYSYLSTLGDPIYLVLFGGLNLAVVVSIIAARAKRRHHFGAIKNLELKIREANLLSKRLRNSEDIALSYLPVGMILYDETQTIVWANAAAKEYFSNILVERKLAFVHEGLNAMVQKREGKFLLDVYGKRFEFVHYPKNFCLYMFEVTEREEIRQRLRDNTDAVGIINLDNLDEATAHLDLQVKTNLQGKYLGAIDNWCRKYDAYFLNLRPEKSILFVNRRQLEAMIKDEFSILDAVSDLSNQNEVRVTMSVGVACSDLPRNQLGELAEEALKLALGRGGDQVVVNIQNQPVKFFGGRSNTVEKRTKITAKINSRAIAELIDKNERTYIIPHKSTDIDAFGASIGMLRMALAQNKYARIVLDFDAIDQTCAKVINMLNREYVKLLDSIIDVRDALEEVNQNSLLIVVDHHSPVQTLEPKLFEKTKNIIVIDHHRRIDNLLTEVALNYVEPYASSSVELVTEMLDLYSREIDLDAFEATVMLAGMMIDTNNFTYRTGVRTFEAAAMLKRSGADPFKARLILRESLDDIKTKSNLVNAAQIVANRYAITALSPETKTDRVQLAKTADELLEIDNIVASFAVGNLGGDQIGISARSIDKFNVQVMMEQFGGGGHLNNAAAQIQGGNIADIVAKLETLLKTNIKEEQDMKIILVKDVKGRGRKGDVLEVANGYGNYLLTSKQAIEASTANLKSLEDERDRTEREAEAELENAKRLKAELEDKPIKLYVKAGESGKLFGAVNTKQIAEEYKRLYNLDLDKRKIMLEDNIHALGVYKVPVRLHKDVTAEINLQIIEEK; translated from the coding sequence TTGAGGAAGCATCCCGTCATCGTTTCCCTCGTCCTCTGGTTCCTGCTTCTGGCCGGCTTCGCAGCCGGTTATTCCTATCTGTCCACCCTCGGCGACCCGATCTATCTCGTCCTTTTCGGCGGCCTCAACCTGGCTGTCGTCGTTTCCATCATCGCCGCGCGCGCCAAGCGCCGTCACCACTTCGGCGCGATCAAGAACCTCGAACTCAAGATCCGCGAAGCCAACCTGCTTTCCAAGCGTCTCCGCAACAGCGAGGACATCGCCCTTTCCTATCTTCCCGTCGGGATGATCCTCTACGACGAGACCCAGACGATCGTCTGGGCGAACGCCGCCGCCAAGGAATACTTCTCGAACATCCTCGTGGAACGCAAGCTCGCCTTCGTCCACGAAGGCCTGAACGCGATGGTGCAGAAGCGCGAGGGCAAGTTCCTCCTCGACGTCTACGGCAAGCGCTTCGAGTTCGTCCACTATCCGAAGAACTTCTGCCTCTACATGTTCGAGGTGACCGAACGCGAGGAGATCAGGCAGCGTCTCCGCGACAATACCGATGCGGTCGGCATCATCAACCTCGACAACCTCGACGAGGCCACCGCCCATCTCGACCTCCAGGTCAAGACCAACCTGCAGGGCAAGTATCTCGGCGCGATCGACAACTGGTGCCGCAAGTACGACGCGTACTTCCTCAACCTCCGCCCCGAGAAGTCGATCCTGTTCGTCAACCGCAGGCAGCTCGAGGCGATGATCAAGGACGAGTTCTCGATCCTCGACGCCGTCAGCGACCTCTCGAACCAGAACGAGGTGCGCGTGACGATGTCGGTCGGCGTCGCCTGTTCCGACCTGCCCCGCAACCAGCTCGGCGAACTCGCCGAGGAAGCGCTCAAGCTCGCGCTCGGCCGCGGCGGCGACCAGGTCGTCGTCAACATCCAGAACCAGCCGGTCAAGTTCTTCGGCGGCAGGTCCAACACCGTCGAGAAGCGTACCAAGATCACCGCGAAGATCAACTCGCGGGCGATCGCCGAACTCATCGACAAGAACGAGCGGACCTACATCATCCCCCACAAGTCGACCGACATCGACGCCTTCGGCGCCTCGATCGGAATGCTCCGGATGGCCCTCGCGCAGAACAAGTACGCCCGCATCGTGCTCGACTTCGACGCCATCGACCAGACCTGCGCCAAGGTCATCAACATGCTCAACCGCGAGTACGTCAAGCTGCTCGACTCGATCATCGACGTCCGCGACGCGCTCGAGGAGGTCAACCAGAACAGCCTCCTGATCGTCGTCGACCACCACAGTCCCGTCCAGACGCTCGAGCCGAAGCTCTTCGAGAAGACCAAGAACATCATCGTCATCGACCATCACCGCCGGATCGACAACCTGCTCACGGAAGTCGCGCTCAACTACGTCGAACCGTACGCCTCGTCGTCGGTCGAGCTCGTCACCGAGATGCTCGATTTGTACAGCCGCGAGATCGACCTCGACGCCTTCGAAGCCACCGTCATGCTCGCCGGGATGATGATCGACACCAACAACTTCACCTACCGCACCGGCGTCCGCACCTTCGAGGCGGCGGCGATGCTCAAGCGCTCCGGCGCCGATCCCTTCAAGGCCCGGCTGATCCTGCGCGAGTCGCTCGACGACATCAAGACCAAGTCGAACCTCGTGAACGCGGCCCAGATCGTCGCCAACCGCTATGCGATCACGGCGCTCTCGCCGGAAACGAAGACCGACCGCGTCCAGCTCGCGAAGACGGCCGACGAACTGCTCGAGATCGACAACATCGTCGCCTCGTTCGCCGTCGGCAACCTCGGCGGCGACCAGATCGGGATCTCCGCGCGTTCGATCGACAAGTTCAACGTGCAGGTCATGATGGAACAGTTCGGCGGCGGCGGACACCTCAACAACGCCGCGGCCCAGATCCAGGGCGGCAACATCGCCGACATCGTCGCGAAACTCGAAACGCTGCTCAAAACGAACATCAAGGAGGAACAGGACATGAAGATCATTCTCGTCAAGGACGTCAAGGGCAGGGGCAGGAAGGGCGACGTGCTCGAAGTCGCCAACGGCTACGGAAACTACCTCCTCACCTCGAAGCAGGCGATCGAGGCCTCGACCGCGAACCTGAAGTCGCTCGAAGACGAGCGCGACCGCACCGAGCGCGAGGCCGAGGCGGAACTCGAGAACGCGAAGCGACTCAAGGCCGAACTCGAGGACAAGCCGATCAAGCTCTACGTCAAGGCCGGCGAATCCGGGAAGCTGTTCGGCGCCGTCAACACCAAGCAGATCGCCGAGGAATACAAGCGCCTCTACAACCTCGACCTCGACAAGCGCAAGATCATGCTCGAGGACAACATTCACGCCCTCGGCGTCTACAAGGTCCCGGTCCGGCTCCACAAGGACGTCACCGCCGAGATCAACCTGCAGATCATCGAAGAGAAATAG
- a CDS encoding CinA family protein, with amino-acid sequence MKDEIRLKAERLVRLLRARDQRVATAESCTGGLVAGAITAVPGASDVFGEGYVTYSDEVKARVLGVLPETLANHGSVSGECAGEMARNLEKLTHCDLALAITGYAGPTGGTDASPIGTVWFGVSRVGRTETFVERFEGTRDEIRERAVLRILLHGLEALRKQP; translated from the coding sequence ATGAAGGACGAGATCCGTCTCAAGGCGGAACGCCTGGTCCGTCTGTTGCGCGCGCGCGACCAGCGGGTCGCGACCGCGGAATCCTGTACCGGCGGGCTCGTCGCCGGCGCGATCACGGCCGTGCCGGGAGCGTCCGACGTCTTCGGCGAAGGGTACGTGACCTATTCCGACGAAGTCAAGGCGCGGGTCCTCGGCGTCCTTCCCGAGACGCTCGCGAACCATGGGTCCGTGAGCGGCGAGTGTGCCGGGGAAATGGCGAGAAATCTGGAAAAACTGACACATTGCGACCTTGCGCTCGCGATCACCGGATACGCCGGCCCGACGGGCGGGACGGACGCTTCTCCGATCGGTACCGTCTGGTTCGGGGTGAGTCGCGTGGGGCGGACCGAGACTTTCGTCGAACGCTTCGAGGGCACCCGCGACGAGATTCGCGAGAGAGCCGTCCTCAGGATCCTGCTTCACGGACTCGAGGCGCTCAGGAAACAGCCGTGA
- the ssb gene encoding single-stranded DNA-binding protein has translation MLNRVVLVGRLVRDPELRYTTSNNVPVVSFTLAVNRPFSSGNNAGGNDNNNADFLPCIAWRKQAENVSKYVRKGHMVAVDGRIQTRDYMDNTNNRRYVTEIICDSVVFLESKSQTDGSRQSEPKEPVNNDKDVALPNIEDDLPF, from the coding sequence ATGTTGAACCGAGTCGTGCTCGTCGGCCGTCTGGTCAGAGATCCTGAACTCCGCTACACCACCAGCAACAACGTCCCCGTCGTTTCCTTCACCTTGGCGGTCAACCGCCCGTTCTCGAGCGGCAACAACGCCGGCGGGAACGACAACAACAACGCCGACTTCCTGCCCTGCATCGCGTGGCGCAAGCAGGCCGAGAACGTCAGCAAGTACGTCCGCAAGGGCCACATGGTGGCCGTCGACGGACGCATCCAGACCCGCGACTACATGGACAACACGAACAATCGCCGGTACGTGACCGAGATCATCTGCGATTCCGTCGTGTTCCTCGAATCGAAATCCCAGACCGACGGATCGCGCCAGAGCGAACCGAAGGAACCCGTCAACAACGACAAGGACGTCGCTCTTCCCAACATCGAAGACGACCTGCCATTCTAA
- the ychF gene encoding redox-regulated ATPase YchF, producing the protein MGLTAGIVGLPNVGKSTLFNALTKANAFVANYPFATIDPNVGVVEVPDARVDRLVAMYSPKKTIRTTFEFTDVAGLVRGASKGEGLGNQFLSHIRSCDAICQVVRCFDDPNVSHVDGSVDPLRDIETIRIELIFSDIDAIDKRLPKIEKRAQLKTDKEAIAEYDALKKCAAALAAEQPIRALRLSDDEKKVIRNFSFLTAKPMMYVCNVADTDLADHSGNHYVKRVEELAAKENAVTCVISAKIEAELAQLPEDERAMFLEELGVRESGLLDLIRKSYDMLDLKTFFTAGEKEVRAWTYRKGMKAPECAGIIHTDFEKGFIRAEIFAYEDLVAAGSEAKAKELGKFRLEGKDYPIADGDVVHFRFNL; encoded by the coding sequence ATGGGACTGACTGCAGGCATCGTCGGCCTTCCCAACGTCGGGAAGTCGACACTGTTCAACGCGCTGACGAAAGCGAACGCCTTCGTCGCCAATTATCCGTTCGCGACGATCGACCCGAACGTCGGCGTCGTCGAGGTGCCCGACGCCCGCGTCGACCGGCTCGTCGCGATGTATAGTCCGAAGAAGACGATCCGCACCACGTTCGAGTTCACCGACGTCGCCGGACTCGTCCGCGGCGCCTCGAAGGGCGAAGGACTGGGCAACCAGTTCCTTTCGCACATCCGCAGCTGCGACGCCATCTGCCAGGTCGTCCGCTGCTTCGACGATCCGAACGTCTCCCACGTGGACGGATCGGTCGATCCGCTGCGCGACATCGAGACGATCCGGATCGAACTGATCTTCTCCGACATCGACGCGATCGACAAGCGCCTTCCGAAGATCGAGAAGCGCGCCCAGCTGAAGACCGACAAGGAAGCCATCGCCGAATACGACGCGCTCAAAAAGTGCGCCGCGGCGCTCGCTGCGGAACAGCCGATCCGCGCCCTGAGGCTTTCCGACGACGAGAAGAAGGTCATCAGGAACTTCAGCTTCCTCACCGCCAAGCCGATGATGTACGTCTGCAACGTCGCCGACACCGACCTCGCCGACCATTCGGGAAACCATTACGTGAAGCGCGTCGAGGAGCTCGCCGCCAAGGAAAACGCGGTCACCTGCGTCATCTCCGCGAAGATCGAGGCCGAACTTGCGCAATTGCCCGAGGACGAAAGGGCGATGTTCCTCGAGGAGCTCGGCGTCAGGGAATCGGGACTGCTCGACCTGATCCGCAAGAGCTACGACATGCTCGACCTCAAGACCTTCTTCACCGCCGGCGAGAAGGAAGTCCGGGCCTGGACCTACCGCAAGGGGATGAAGGCGCCGGAATGCGCCGGCATCATCCACACCGACTTCGAGAAGGGCTTCATCCGCGCCGAGATCTTCGCCTACGAGGATCTGGTCGCGGCCGGTTCGGAGGCGAAGGCGAAGGAACTGGGCAAGTTCCGTCTCGAGGGCAAGGACTATCCGATCGCGGACGGTGACGTCGTCCATTTCCGCTTCAACCTCTAG
- the rpsF gene encoding 30S ribosomal protein S6: MRKYDVMYIIHPSVEAEARKALIEELNAIMTSRGTVKLAVNEWGMRDLAYEIADQKKGYYVVLDVEMEADAVKELDRVMGLKETVLRHIIVNREER, from the coding sequence ATGAGAAAGTACGATGTGATGTACATCATCCACCCGTCCGTCGAAGCCGAAGCCAGAAAAGCGCTGATCGAAGAACTCAACGCCATCATGACTTCGCGCGGCACCGTGAAGCTCGCGGTCAACGAATGGGGCATGCGGGATCTTGCCTACGAAATCGCCGATCAGAAGAAAGGCTATTACGTGGTGCTCGATGTCGAGATGGAAGCCGATGCCGTCAAGGAACTCGATCGTGTCATGGGGCTCAAGGAAACCGTCCTGAGACACATCATCGTCAACCGGGAAGAAAGATAA
- the rpsR gene encoding 30S ribosomal protein S18: protein MYNPAQGSTRPQGSSQGNRGYRKKSKKRCYFTDNKVTYIDFKDYQLLTKFISERGKILPRRVTGTKAYYQKHLAAAIKRARYMALLPYVKE from the coding sequence ATGTACAATCCCGCTCAGGGCAGCACCAGACCGCAAGGGTCTTCGCAAGGCAACAGAGGATACCGCAAGAAGAGCAAGAAAAGATGCTACTTCACGGACAACAAAGTCACCTACATCGACTTCAAGGACTACCAGCTGCTCACGAAGTTCATCTCCGAGCGCGGCAAGATCCTGCCGCGTCGCGTGACCGGCACGAAGGCGTACTACCAAAAGCACCTGGCGGCGGCGATCAAGCGCGCCCGCTACATGGCGCTTCTGCCATACGTCAAGGAATAG